The genomic segment AAGGGAGTTGGGGGTGCCAGGGCGGGGGGCAGCAAGATCCAGGCATTCAGATGCCCAGGCTGGGTCTCCATCCTGGATGTTTTAAGAACCTATGTCATCATTAGCCTCTTTGTAGGGGCCCCTTGGAGACAGGGAGGTGCAATGACCTTGGTTTCTGGGGCCTTGATGTTTACTGGGGATATCCTGGGCCTCAGCCATCTTGCCTTCCTCTTCTTTGCCTTCTCACCTTTCACGGGCCCCTCTAATGCTTGGAGGGACCTAGGAAGATTTACATTGCTGAGAGCCTAAGCTCCCCTCCCCTTCATCTCCTGGGCTGAACTGCAGAAATGCAGGCCTCACACGGATGCTGTGCACACAAAGACTGAGCCCATCAGACAGAAACAGATTAGGGAGAAGCAGACAGGGCTGGAGCTGGAGAGTGAAACAGATTCACAGGACAATTTTGTTTAGAATCAGAACTGTGGAGTTGAAGGAGGCTTTAGGAATCCTCTTCTAGTCCAATTCCTAAAATGTTatcttattcttttaatattcattttcttatcttaTAATAAGCATCAAATCTATAGAATCCCTGCATTTTAATATGATGAAACCAAGTCCCAGAGAGCTGAAATTACTTCCCCAAGGTCATACAACCAGCAGTCATAGACTAGGACTCCTATCTCCTGCCTCCCTTCTCAGAAGGGAGATAAGAAGAGCCAAAGAGAGGCAAAGTGTGAGCAGTATTGTCTGGAGATGTTCTCTTAAAAGATGGGGCCCACCTGCCCAGGTGGGGTGAGTGACAGGAGCATCTATGGTGAATTTGATGGTGATGCACTCACCAATAAGGCCAAATCCTACCCAGGCTAAAACCTCAGTCTAGGCGCTCCAGTTCTTGGTCTGGGCCTAGAGTATTTGCTTTAAAGAGCCTTCAGGAATAACCAGTTATCTGAataggcactgttctaggtaatCTACAGAGAGATATAGACATACAAGGAGCCTGGCCTCAGGGGCTGTCCCATCTAAGGGAGTCTGATACAACCAGCACTGCCCCAGAGGAACATAAGGGAGATGGGCAGACAAGAAGCAACATAGAGATACTATTATAATGAAGATACATGAATCTTAGAATATGAACCCAAACATAACCTAACCAGAAGAGTACACTTGCAAATGTGGGAAAGCCATCACCCTTCTACGAAgcccacctcctccatgaagtctTTCTGGTTTCACTAGGCTTATTCCCCTTGTTCTCCCCCTGCAGAAACATAATAACCCTTCCTCTCAGCTCTCAATGCCACGGGCTTATATACAACAGCAATGTTGTTACTctttctggatctctttgattAGCTTGTCTGCTTGTCTTTAAAATTCCATCCATATCCATCTTACACATCTTAGACCCAGAGCCCAGCCCTTAACCAAGTTGTTATGCAGCCACTGTTGCTGAGGGGAAGAGGCTGGAAAGGCTGAAGTCAGAAAGAGTATTAGGTCCCTTCCAATCAATCAAaaaaaggcttcttggaggaggtgagaTTTCAAGAGCTTGACAGTCTGAGAGAGGGTTCTGGCCCAGTGGAAGGAGCTCAGAGATTCCGGAGGGATAACCAAAGCAGGAGAGTGGGGAGCATGTGAGCCAGAAAAAGGGTTAGAGGCAGAGCAAGGTGGAAAATTAGGAGGGGGAGTAGGACCCTCTGAGGCACCTGGTTTGGGGTTCCTGAAGCAGAGGAGGAAATTCTTGGTTCTGACCAAGAGGACAGTAGGAGGTCAGAGCTGGGCCGGAAGTAGGGTACCACAGTGATGACACTCTGTGGGTGCTGCTTAGAAGACATGGTCCTAAATGACCTTAATGATAGGCCTTATGCCAGTGAGGGACTCCTGGGAGCAGAGCTGGAAGGACTCACGTGCCATTTAGATCCACATGCCCAGTGTTTCCACCAGAGCAACTCAGTCTCTACAGGGCTTGTCCTTAACTACCGGTGAACTGACTATTCCTTGGTGGCAGATAAAGAGTGACTCAGAACACCTTGTAGGAGGAAGTGGGGCCAATTACAGCAGCTGACAAGAGGGAACACTTTCCCACAACTATGGGGAGAATGAGAGTTTGGGCAGGTCAGCTTGGGCTGcaagaaaataaagatcagatCCTAGGGAGCAGAGATACCCCACTGAGAAAGTGCATATTGAGTGCTGAGTTAGGGAGGAGGTACAAGGCCGCATGTGCATGGCGGCAAAGAGAAGGGGAATGGAGACAGGCAGACCACAGGCCTCCAGGAGGGTATGAGTGAGCAGGGGCTGTGGAATGGCTGGGAAATGCTGGTACCTCTGGTAGCTAGAACTGCAGCCCATATGGATTCTAGAACAGCCTATCTGcagtgacacacacacatatatgtgcacaaATCAACCCTGACAGCAGTGGATCCTTGGAGCTATGTTGGTGGTCTGTGAGGAGCATGGAGGTGATTCCGAGGGCAATCTTGAGAATTTACTGAAATACATAGGCAGGGGTTTTTCTCCACATCGAACCCATGTGCACCTACAAGGTCCACTTACTTAAGAAGCCAGAAGACCCTTGTGCTGGGGGAGGCACACAGAGCAGGTTCCAAGAAGGGTGGACATGATCTAACAAGGCAGACAGAATAGGTCCAGAACCAGTTGTGCTCAAGACCTGCAGGTAAGGCCTGAGGAGTCCAAAACCCAGGGCAAAGGGCTGATGGGTACTGAGGAGGGAACAGACAGACCCAGAGAGAAGTGGGCAGGACCCAGCCTAACAGGTTGCTCCTGGGAGTGGGGACAGCTGGGACCTGACCTGCAGGAAGCATTTAATGATGAAACCCACCTCAACCTGGACCCAGGGTTGGGCAGGAGGTTGGTCCAACCTTCTTGGGCTTCCATCCACACAGGAGGCTCTGTTCACTATCCAAAACCGGGTAAACCAAGTGATCCAAGTTCCAGCGTTTCCCCAGGGACCAACCTTATCCATCACCCACCCAAGTGTGAGATCTGTGTATGTTAGTGGAGCTGCACAGGGACCAGAGCCAAGGGTCTGCCCCACAGGCTCAGTGCAGAGAATCAGGACGGCAAGCAGAGGCCTCAGGGGCATATTTGAGACCCTGCtgctccccctctccctctcaaGCTGGAACCCCCAAGGAGGCGGGTTGTGACCTGCAAGAAGGCTCTGCCAGGACTCCCAAACAGGCAGGGCAGAAATGTGCCTGCTGCAGCCCCTCTAGCGACCTGGGGGGTAGTGGGCGAGGTGGGGTGGCGAAGAGGAAACAGACCTGACAGTCACATTGGAGGAGCCACTGCAACGCGACCCAGCTGGGACCTGTGCATCCGGTGAGGGCACTCACTACTCACACTGGCCCCCCACACAAATTCAAaggcagagggaaggagggctgtTCCCATGGTTTATCTGCTACCGCGACCCAGTGCATCAGAACAAGCTGACCCATGCTCTAGGATCCGGAGGAGGAGGTAGGAGCAGCCACCACCCCTCCTCAACTCCGACCCTGAGGAGACCACTCGAACGACGACCACCGCCTTCCCCTTCCCCAGAACGGGGGGAGGGAAAAGACTCAGGACAGAGGGTGGGGATTGGGGCGGGACTTGAAATTGACATGTGAGAGTCTATTGGTCACGGGAGCTGCCCATCAGGAGTGCAACTCGGGAGCGGATTGGCCGCGTGAGGCGGGGCACAGCGCGGCGAAAAAAGGGGCCCAAGGGGTGGGGCTGACGCTGCAGCTGGCGCAGCTCAGGCTCAGAGCAGCGGAGCCGCCTAGCAGCCACCTTCCCTCGCCAGTCCGCGCGCCCGGGCCGGGGCTAGGCCCCCCACCGCCGGGTCCCCCGGGGCTGCAGTAGCAGCGGCGCCGCCCGCGGCTCCCGCTGGGGCCCGGGCGCCGGCCCCGCTCTGCAGGATGGGCACGGTGTTGTCTCTTTCCCCTGCCTCCTCGGCCAAGGGCCGGAGGCCCGGCGGGCTGCCTGAAGAGAAGAAGAAGGCGCCGCCCGCGGGGGACGAGGCGCTGGGGGGCTACGGGGCGCCGCCAGTGGGCAAGGGCGGCAAAGGCGAGAGCCGACTCAAGCGGCCGTCCGTGCTCATCTCGGCGCTCACCTGGAAGCGCCTGGTGGCCGCGTCCGCCAAGAAGAAGAAAGGCAGCAAGAAGGTGACACCCAAGCCGGCATCCACGGGCCCCGACCCCCTGGTCCAGCAACGCAACCGCGAGAACCTTCTCCGCAAGGGCCGGGATCCCCCCGACGGCGGTGGCACCGCCAAGCCCCTGGCGGTGCCAGTGCCCACCGTGCCCGCGGCTGCCGCCACCTGCGAGCCACCGTCGGGGGGCAGCGCGGCCACTCAGCCGCCGGGCTCGGGAGGGGGAAAGCCTCCGCCGCCGCCTCCCCCAGCCCCGCAGGCGGCGCCGCCGGTGCCTGGCGGCTCGCCGCGGCGGGTCATCGTGCAGGCGTCCACCGGCGAGCTGCTGCGCTGTCTGGGCGACTTCGTGTGCCGACGCTGCTACCGCCTCAAGGAGCTGAGCCCCGGCGAGCTGGTAGGCTGGTTCCGCGGTGTGGACCGCTCGCTGCTGCTGCAGGGCTGGCAAGACCAGGCCTTCATTACGCCCGCCAACCTGGTGTTCGTGTACCTGCTGTGCCGCGAGTCGCTGCGTGGGGACGAGCTGGCGTCGGCCGCCGAGCTGCAGGCCGCCTTCCTCACCTGCCTCTACCTCGCCTACTCCTACATGGGCAACGAGATCTCCTACCCACTCAAGCCCTTCCTCGTGGAGCCCGACAAGGAGCGCTTCTGGCAGCGCTGCCTGCGCCTCATCCAGCGGCTCAGCCCGCAGATGCTGCGGCTCAACGCCGACCCCCACTTCTTCACGCAGGTCTTTCAAGACCTCAAGAACGAGGGCGAGGCCGCCGCCAGCGGCGGGGGCCCACCGAACGGGGGCGCGTCCGCCGCCTCCTCGGCCGCCAGGGACAGCTGCGCGGCCGGAGCCAAGCACTGGACTATGAACCTGGACCGCTAGGGATACCCAGGGGCCGCGCCCATCCCCCGCCCCAGCCCCCGACACACACTCGGACCCCCCGGGACCACCAAGCCACCGCCGCTGTTACCGCCGCTCAGCGCCCCGGCTGGGCGGAGGAGGAGCCGCCCATGCCCCTCAGGGGAAAGTGGAGGCCGGGACACCAGAGGCCGCGGTGTTTGGATTTGCTGGGCGTGAAGTGGGGACGAAAGATGAGCGCGGGAAGGGCACTCCGACCTCACTCTTCCCGTCTGTCTGCGCCcccatttcttcatttctgcCCGGGTCTTCCCCTTCCCTTCAGTCCATTCCCCCTCGGTTTTGTCCATTTCCTTGCCTCctttttgtgtcttcatttttcctcctgtctgcattcctctctctctctgtccctctctctctcctgttcctctctttcttcctccctctccctgcctttCCATTTTCTGTTCCTTGGGCGTGTGTGTCCGCATCTCCATCTTACCCCTTGCTTGACTGTACCCCATGGCCCCCCCGTTTCTCCTCCTACACCTGTGTCCCCATCTCCTCTTCTTGTTGCTCCTGTCATGTGTCACCATCTTCCCTCCTGTCTGCCTTCTTCCTCCACTTGTGTCAGCTTGCATTTTTTATTCCTGACTGAGTTCCCACACCCCCCTCCCCAGATCAAAGGGAATATTAGTTTTTAATTTGGATCGACTGAGGTGCCAGGAGAAACTGCAGCCCCAGGCACCCAGACAGGACCAGGATGGCCCCTCGCCCCACCCCCACTGCCTCTCCCCACCTTTTCCAACGTGTTgcatgctgggagctggggggGTGGAGGAAGGGGCTGACGGCTtctttcaggaggctgaggtttggAGGCAAAATCAACCTGGGAGACCACCCCGGCCGCGGCGCCTCAGTGGACAGGTGGGAGGAGAAGAAAACTTCTTACCTTGGGGGAGGAACATCCCGCTTCCTTATCCTTAGCTTTTTTGTTTCCTCTCCCCACTGCCCCTTTTAATTTATTTGGTTGTTTgcggagggaggggggaggggggaggctgggctgggaacTGTCCGAGGTGCTGAGCTGAGGCGGGACAGGAATCCTCCCGGTAGAGTACCAGGGACGGGGTTGGGCCTGGGGCCGTGTCCAAGGTGCCAATGATGCGGGCCGACAGAGCGGACCGCACTGTCTGTCTGTCCGTCTGTCCCGGAAAGAACTATAAAGCGCTGGAAGCGCCTGCAGATGGTTTTGCGCCGGTCTTTCTTTGGGCCccgggagggagggagtgggagtgGTAGTGGAACTGTCACGGCCAGGGCAGGAAGGCAAGAGATGGGGCTCTAGTAGGGAAGATCAAGTCCCTGAGAACTTCTCctcttccccatccccacccccgcCATCggcttccattttacagagggtaAAGAGTAAAGTGAGGTAGCTGAGGGTGAGGCCTGGTGATAAAGCTGAATCCATCCCCCCACTTCCGCCTCCATCTTGTCTGACCTAGCTCCTCATTAGTGCCTGGGCCACTTAGAGACCGAATGACGGGGACAGAGGGAATTGTGCCCTTTCTGTGATGTGACCCATTGAGGCAGAACTAGCTAGTCCTTATTGCTattttccccttcctccccatcTCTCCCCACCATATATTGGTCAAGAGCATAGTCGGGCCTACCTAA from the Macaca nemestrina isolate mMacNem1 chromosome 11, mMacNem.hap1, whole genome shotgun sequence genome contains:
- the LOC105481239 gene encoding cyclin-dependent kinase 5 activator 2, translated to MGTVLSLSPASSAKGRRPGGLPEEKKKAPPAGDEALGGYGAPPVGKGGKGESRLKRPSVLISALTWKRLVAASAKKKKGSKKVTPKPASTGPDPLVQQRNRENLLRKGRDPPDGGGTAKPLAVPVPTVPAAAATCEPPSGGSAATQPPGSGGGKPPPPPPPAPQAAPPVPGGSPRRVIVQASTGELLRCLGDFVCRRCYRLKELSPGELVGWFRGVDRSLLLQGWQDQAFITPANLVFVYLLCRESLRGDELASAAELQAAFLTCLYLAYSYMGNEISYPLKPFLVEPDKERFWQRCLRLIQRLSPQMLRLNADPHFFTQVFQDLKNEGEAAASGGGPPNGGASAASSAARDSCAAGAKHWTMNLDR